In Paralichthys olivaceus isolate ysfri-2021 chromosome 1, ASM2471397v2, whole genome shotgun sequence, the following are encoded in one genomic region:
- the LOC109637187 gene encoding carbohydrate sulfotransferase 1: MHCSVKSVILLALTSIAIQYTAIRTLTSKPFQLCPLPNPQNCGLAGQDTEPPSERAAAAGGGCDELPNLSVNATRKTHILILATTRSGSSFIGQLLNQHQDVFYLFEPLYHVQTALLPRLSTSRFATERRLMLGASRDLLRSICSCDLYFLESYIKPTPANHTTDKLFRRGVSQALCQQPVCDAFGPAAVNVEEGECIKKCGSLNMTLATEACRKKRNVAIKIVRVPEIEDLRALVEDPRLNIKVIQLVRDPRGILSSRIETFRDAYRLWRIWRATGRRPYNLDLSPFTVLCDDYISSISTGLSHPSWLKGKYMLVRYEDLARNPLAKTKEIYDYLGLSIDKNVEDWIQANTQGANEPSTKHKFSTVRDSAANAESWRLKLSYDMVEYTQTVCPKIFPQLGYKTVRSAEELKNMSLSLVQDKSFVPFL, encoded by the coding sequence ATGCACTGTTCCGTGAAGTCCGTGATTTTGCTGGCTTTGACCTCCATCGCCATCCAGTACACGGCCATCCGGACGCTCACCTCCAAGCCTTTCCAGCTGTGCCCGCTGCCCAACCCCCAAAACTGCGGCCTGGCCGGCCAAGACACAGAGCCTCCCTCTGAGCGGGCAGCGGCAGCAGGCGGAGGCTGCGATGAATTGCCTAACTTGTCCGTAAATGCCACACGTAAAACACACATCCTGATCCTGGCCACCACTCGCAGTGGCTCGTCCTTCATTGGGCAGCTGCTCAACCAGCACCAGGACGTGTTCTACCTGTTTGAGCCTCTTTACCACGTTCAGACCGCGCTGCTTCCGCGTCTGTCCACCTCCCGCTTTGCCACAGAGCGCCGTTTGATGCTGGGTGCCAGTCGAGACCTCTTGCGGAGCATATGTAGTTGCGATCTCTATTTCCTGGAGAGCTATATCAAACCGACGCCCGCAAACCACACCACGGATAAACTGTTCCGCCGCGGCGTCAGCCAAGCATTGTGCCAGCAACCCGTGTGTGATGCCTTTGGTCCTGCTGCCGTTAATGTGGAGGAAGGGGAATGCATTAAGAAATGTGGCTCTCTAAACATGACCTTAGCAACAGAGGCGTGCCGCAAGAAACGGAACGTGGCGATCAAAATTGTTCGTGTGCCAGAAATCGAAGATCTACGAGCTTTGGTGGAGGACCCGCGGCTGAATATTAAAGTCATTCAACTCGTCAGAGACCCGCGTGGTATCCTGTCGTCACGGATTGAGACATTCAGGGATGCGTATCGTCTGTGGCGCATTTGGAGGGCGACAGGGAGAAGGCCCTATAATTTAGACCTGAGTCCGTTCACGGTGCTCTGTGACGATTATATCAGTTCCATTTCAACTGGTCTCAGCCATCCCTCTTGGCTCAAAGGCAAGTACATGTTGGTTCGCTACGAAGATTTGGCTAGAAACCCACTGGCCAAGACGAAGGAGATCTACGACTATCTGGGGCTGTCGATCGACAAAAACGTGGAAGATTGGATACAGGCAAACACTCAGGGCGCCAACGAGCCCTCGACGAAACACAAGTTCAGCACAGTGAGGGATTCGGCAGCGAACGCGGAGAGCTGGCGCTTGAAACTGTCGTACGACATGGTGGAATACACACAGACCGTGTGTCCGAAAATATTTCCCCAGCTGGGATACAAAACTGTGAGATCAGCGGAGGAGCTGAAAAATATGTCCCTCTCACTGGTGCAGGACAAAAGTTTTGTACCTTTTTTGTAA